Proteins from a genomic interval of Lolium perenne isolate Kyuss_39 chromosome 1, Kyuss_2.0, whole genome shotgun sequence:
- the LOC127304224 gene encoding uncharacterized protein isoform X2, which produces MEMAAAHLHRDFFLSPLPYHLAELRIDPPHSAVAFSAPAAAAGGRKRRCLVPAVSPRKKMLLELHPFDSSPTPTPPPSPRRSPTTAPPLLSRRGSPASDFSFPSARPWIGGGGGGNIFAFFEDTPTTPSPTGSNVSTLSFMASSGQPTTPTTGVVTPVASPKKPTQGAGPTANGGFIFTASPEQPLTPASSTAGGGFASLSSEPSLSPREYQSGRAEASLLSPKHARTGSTDSGGLAFFPSPGPAIGHTGSPAFVFSASQTSAPPVRKSGGGSSKKRPRRQHGIVSAPRRNLLQWDVPQQAIQPTQKVVKTNALVTGEASRSSILSDSSTRPCCKFFTSPAKASKQEARKVSSEESHSTSSCGSLAGSRSAYVPSPAKQPSAEKTSKQDQEVEVSSVARERRTHAEPVACTGAVVMVSVTCTCGVRKEFCFDHCH; this is translated from the exons ATGGAGATGGCGGCGGCCCACCTCCACCGCGACTTCTTCCTCTCGCCGTTGCCGTACCACCTCGCCGAGCTCCGCATCGATCCACCGCACTCAGCGGTCGCCTTCtccgcgcccgccgccgccgctggtggGCGCAAGCGCCGCTGCCTCGTCCCCGCCGTTTCGCCGCGCAAGAAGATGCTGCTTGAGCTCCACCCCTTCGACTCCTCGCCCACCCCCacgccgccgccctcgccgcgcCGGTCCCCGACCACCGCGCCGCCGTTGCTGTCGCGCAGGGGGTCCCCCGCAAGCGACTTCTCATTCCCGTCAGCGCGCCcgtggatcggcggcggcggcggaggcaacATCTTCGCCTTCTTCGAGGACACGCCCACGACGCCGTCTCCTACGGGCTCCAATGTCAGCACCCTGTCGTTCATGGCTTCTTCGGGGCAGCCGACAACGCCCACCACGGGCGTGGTCACgcccgtggcatcgccgaagaagcCCACGCAGGGGGCGGGGCCCACTGCCAACGGTGGTTTCATATTCACCgcttcaccggagcagccgctCACGCCAGCGAGCTCCACTGCCGGCGGCGGCTTCGCGTCCTTGTCTTCTGAGCCCTCCTTGTCGCCCAGGGAATACCAAAGCGGCCGCGCCGAGGCGTCCTTGCTTTCCCCGAAACACGCGCGTACGGGCTCTACCGACAGCGGCGGCTTGGCGTTCTTCCCTTCTCCGGGGCCGGCCATCGGCCACACAGGTTCTCCGGCGTTCGTCTTCTCGGCCTCGCAGACTTCGGCGCCGCCAGTGCGCAAGTCCGGCGGCGGCAGCAGCAAGAAAAGGCCGCGGCGACAGCACGGCATCGTGAGCGCGCCCCGCAGGAACCTGCTGCAGTGGGACGTGCCGCAGCAGGCCATTCAGCCGACGCAGAAGGTTGTCAAGACGAATGCCTTGGTCACCGGCGAGGCCTCTCGCTCCTCCATCCTGTCCGACTCATCGACCAGGCCGTGCTGCAAGTTCTTCACCTCGCCGGCGAAGGCGAGCAAGCAG GAAGCCAGGAAGGTCTCCAGTGAGGAATCCCACTCGACTTCGTCCTGCGGGTCGCTGGCCGGATCGCGCAGCGCCTACGTCCCATCGCCGGCAAAGCAGCCGTCAGCTGAGAAGACGAGCAAGCAG GATCAAGAGGTGGAAGTGTCCAGCGTAGCCAGAGAGCGTCGCACACACGCCGAGCCAGTAGCCTGCACAGGTGCCGTGGTGATGGTGTCCGTGACCTGCACTTGTGGTGTCCGGAAGGAGTTCTGCTTTGACCACTGCCACTGA
- the LOC127304224 gene encoding uncharacterized protein isoform X1, whose translation MEMAAAHLHRDFFLSPLPYHLAELRIDPPHSAVAFSAPAAAAGGRKRRCLVPAVSPRKKMLLELHPFDSSPTPTPPPSPRRSPTTAPPLLSRRGSPASDFSFPSARPWIGGGGGGNIFAFFEDTPTTPSPTGSNVSTLSFMASSGQPTTPTTGVVTPVASPKKPTQGAGPTANGGFIFTASPEQPLTPASSTAGGGFASLSSEPSLSPREYQSGRAEASLLSPKHARTGSTDSGGLAFFPSPGPAIGHTGSPAFVFSASQTSAPPVRKSGGGSSKKRPRRQHGIVSAPRRNLLQWDVPQQAIQPTQKVVKTNALVTGEASRSSILSDSSTRPCCKFFTSPAKASKQSQEARKVSSEESHSTSSCGSLAGSRSAYVPSPAKQPSAEKTSKQDQEVEVSSVARERRTHAEPVACTGAVVMVSVTCTCGVRKEFCFDHCH comes from the exons ATGGAGATGGCGGCGGCCCACCTCCACCGCGACTTCTTCCTCTCGCCGTTGCCGTACCACCTCGCCGAGCTCCGCATCGATCCACCGCACTCAGCGGTCGCCTTCtccgcgcccgccgccgccgctggtggGCGCAAGCGCCGCTGCCTCGTCCCCGCCGTTTCGCCGCGCAAGAAGATGCTGCTTGAGCTCCACCCCTTCGACTCCTCGCCCACCCCCacgccgccgccctcgccgcgcCGGTCCCCGACCACCGCGCCGCCGTTGCTGTCGCGCAGGGGGTCCCCCGCAAGCGACTTCTCATTCCCGTCAGCGCGCCcgtggatcggcggcggcggcggaggcaacATCTTCGCCTTCTTCGAGGACACGCCCACGACGCCGTCTCCTACGGGCTCCAATGTCAGCACCCTGTCGTTCATGGCTTCTTCGGGGCAGCCGACAACGCCCACCACGGGCGTGGTCACgcccgtggcatcgccgaagaagcCCACGCAGGGGGCGGGGCCCACTGCCAACGGTGGTTTCATATTCACCgcttcaccggagcagccgctCACGCCAGCGAGCTCCACTGCCGGCGGCGGCTTCGCGTCCTTGTCTTCTGAGCCCTCCTTGTCGCCCAGGGAATACCAAAGCGGCCGCGCCGAGGCGTCCTTGCTTTCCCCGAAACACGCGCGTACGGGCTCTACCGACAGCGGCGGCTTGGCGTTCTTCCCTTCTCCGGGGCCGGCCATCGGCCACACAGGTTCTCCGGCGTTCGTCTTCTCGGCCTCGCAGACTTCGGCGCCGCCAGTGCGCAAGTCCGGCGGCGGCAGCAGCAAGAAAAGGCCGCGGCGACAGCACGGCATCGTGAGCGCGCCCCGCAGGAACCTGCTGCAGTGGGACGTGCCGCAGCAGGCCATTCAGCCGACGCAGAAGGTTGTCAAGACGAATGCCTTGGTCACCGGCGAGGCCTCTCGCTCCTCCATCCTGTCCGACTCATCGACCAGGCCGTGCTGCAAGTTCTTCACCTCGCCGGCGAAGGCGAGCAAGCAG TCGCAGGAAGCCAGGAAGGTCTCCAGTGAGGAATCCCACTCGACTTCGTCCTGCGGGTCGCTGGCCGGATCGCGCAGCGCCTACGTCCCATCGCCGGCAAAGCAGCCGTCAGCTGAGAAGACGAGCAAGCAG GATCAAGAGGTGGAAGTGTCCAGCGTAGCCAGAGAGCGTCGCACACACGCCGAGCCAGTAGCCTGCACAGGTGCCGTGGTGATGGTGTCCGTGACCTGCACTTGTGGTGTCCGGAAGGAGTTCTGCTTTGACCACTGCCACTGA